In Colletotrichum higginsianum IMI 349063 chromosome 3, whole genome shotgun sequence, a genomic segment contains:
- a CDS encoding 2OG-Fe(II) oxygenase, translating into MSTTTTTEAPESYKLELMSAYGTVFRDVLRTPPRDCNASEVPVIDLSNLRGTESERKDLAATIRDAAENTGFFYIKNHGVPKSTIEAAFKQAQTFFSQPSEKKALVAQKKSKFFNGWTEKRAAQISPTETKDHREGFSFRYDPRYDPETKDPDAVPEEVKPWMKHEDFVWEGTSHLPAFKEEMITYWQSCLTLARSLIKLFALALDVPETDSVVNYYPKNTEAQDAIIDVGLGAHTDLQCFTLLWQDSVGGLQVLTKDGQWIKVPPVPDTFVINIGDFFQRLSNDRFQSTVHRVFNYAPEDRYSMPFFFGFNHNEQCAVLPTCTDEKNPPKYEPISCGEEMLTFFKVVSTEVRQDV; encoded by the exons ATGTCTACCACGACGACCACTGAAGCACCAGAGAGCTATAAGCTCGAGCTTATGTCTGCTTATGGCACTGTTTTCCGCGACGTACTGAGAACCCCGCCTCGGGACTGCAACGCCTCCGAGGTCCCCGTCATCGATCTCTCCAACCTCCGGGGCACCGAGTCCGAGCGCAAagacctcgccgccaccatccGCGACGCAGCCGAGAACACGGGGTTTTTTTACATCAAGAATCACGGCGTTCCCAAGTCTACGATAGAAGCGGCCTTCAAGCAGGCGCAGACCTTCTTCTCGCAACCCAGTGAGAAGAAGGCGCTCGTCGCACAGAAGAAGTCCAAGTTCTTCAACGGATGGACAGAGAAGCGCGCTGCGCAGATTTCGCCGACAGAGACCAAAGACCATCGCGAGGGGTTCAGCTTTCGTTATGACCCGCGGTATGATCCCGAGACCAAGGATCCGGATGCCGTGCCCGAAGAGGTGAAGCCGTGGATGAAACATGAGGATTTTGTGTGGGAGGGAACGAGCCATTTACCAGCCTTCAAAGAAGAAATGATTACCTACTGGCAGAGCTGTCTCACACTTGCGAGAAGTCTTATCAAGCTTTTTGCTCTAGCGTTGGATGTACCAGAGAC TGACAGTGTTGTCAATTACTACCCCAAAAACACTGAAGCGCAagacgccatcatcgacgtcggTCTCGGAGCACACACCGACCTTCAGTGCTTCACCCTGCTCTGGCAAGACAGCGTTGGTGGGCTGCAAGTCCTTACAAAGGATGGTCAGTGGATCAAGGTGCCACCGGTCCCCGACACCTTCGTCATCAACATTGGCGACTTCTTTCAGAGGCTTTCCAACGACCGTTTCCAGTCGACGGTGCACCGGGTCTTCAACTACGCCCCCGAGGACCGGTACTCGATGCCTTTCTTTTTCGGCTTCAATCACAACGAGCAGTGCGCCGTACTGCCGACGTGCACCGACGAAAAGAACCCACCAAAGTACGAACCGATTAGCTGCGGTGAG GAAATGCTGACATTTTTCAAAGTGGTGTCGACGGAGGTTCGACAAGACGTTTGA
- a CDS encoding NCS1 nucleoside transporter — MGLLNRLRVPQAAGTSEVHGRDALLANDDLRPLKLADRTWTQWTYFTFWFSATATVSNWYASSTAQALGLSMWESLACAFGGQCLIAIIITLNGRPGSCYHIGYPVVCRSAFGIYGAWWPTFNRAVMAIVWNGVNAVQGGQCIYVMLHAIIPGIANIPNTMGEGSALTTAGMIGFVIFWLVTCAFLVIPVPKMRGLVYAKLCVFIISAVAMLAWTATKAGGLGPVVRQGGTATGSKRAWLIVQFFMLGAANCATFASNAADFQRYAKKKNDVIVGNLFCFPVANFVVAAVGNLVCASSELIFGELIWNPITLLDTLQTTEYTAANRAGCFFIAGCFAYCCIFSSIFENSLPAGNDIAALFPKYLTVRRGFFVCAVISFAINPWFLLGSASIFVSFLSSYQIFLSAITGVLLVNYYIIGRGRIHIPDTFSSAKSGAYYYSHGWNIRAYVAYIVGIIPNFYGFLNNMGVSAPVGVSRFYFFAYWVGLALSGFTFWLTCKIWPPPIMESKWIEPKDYVRPEELEDDGHVIEAIGLPQESPVEDNKKGLSEKSVKV, encoded by the exons ATGGGTCTTCTCAACCGCCTCCGCGTGCCCCAGGCCGCCGGAACCTCCGAAGTCCATGGCCGCGACGCCCTTCTTGCAAACGACGATCTCCGTCCGCTGAAACTCGCCGACCGCACCTGGACCCAATGGACCTACTTCACATTCTGGTTCTCCGCGACCGCCACCGTCTCGAACTGGTACGCATCCTCGACTGCCCAAGCGCTCGGCCTATCTATGTGGGAGTCCCTCGCTTGCGCCTTCGGTGGCCAGTGTCTtatcgccatcatcatcactcTCAACGGCCGACCTGGAAGCTGCTACCACATTGGCTACCCCGTTGTATGCAGATCTGCCTTTGGCATTTATGGCGCATGGTGGCCGACTTTCAACCGCGCCGTCATGGCGATTGTGTGGAACGGCGTCAACGCAGTACAGGGCGGCCAGTGTATCTACGTCATGTTGCACGCCATCATTCCAGGCATCGCGAACATTCCGAATACCATGGGCGAGGGCTCGGCGCTCACGACGGCGGGAATGATTGGCTTCGTCATCTTCTGGCTTGTGACCTGCGCGTTCCTGGTCATCCCTGTCCCCAAGATGCGCGGACTCGTGTACGCGAAGCTCTGcgtcttcatcatctccGCCGTGGCCATGCTCGCATGGACAGCAACGAAAGCAGGCGGCCTCGGGCCCGTGGTTCGTCAGGGCGGGACGGCAACGGGATCGAAGAGGGCGTGGCTCATTGTCCAGTTCTTCATGCTCGGCGCGGCGAACTGCGCGACCTTTGCCAGCAACGCCGCGGATTTTCAGCGGTacgcgaagaagaagaacgatGTCATCGTCGGGAACCTTTTCTGCTTCCCCGTTGCCAACTTCGTCGTGGCTGCCGTCGGCAACTTGGTCTGCGCCTCTAGCGAGCTGATCTTCGGGGAGCTCATCTGGAATCCAATCACGCTGCTAGATACCCTGCAAACGACTGAGTATACCGCGGCGAACCGCGCGGGGTGCTTCTTCATTGCTGGTTGTTTTGCGTACTGCTGTATCTTCAGTTCTATATTTGAGAATTCTTTGCCTGCTGGCAACGATATTGCGGCTCTGTTCCCCAAGTACCTCACTGTACGAAGGGGCTTCTTCGTCTGTGCAGTTATCTCATTTGCGATCAACCCTTGGTTCCTTCTA GGCTCTGCTTCCATCTTCGTATCCTTTCTTTCCTCCTACCAAATATTCCTATCTGCCATCACGGGAGTTCTTCTCGTCAACTACTACATCATTGGCCGTGGTCGCATCCACATCCCGGATACCTTCAGTTCAGCAAAGTCTGGAGCCTACTACTACTCCCACGGGTGGAACATCCGTGCCTATGTCGCCTACATCGTTGGGATCATCCCTAACTTCTACGGCTTCCTCAACAACATGGGTGTATCGGCGCCCGTGGGTGTTTCACGATTCTACTTTTTTGCCTACTGGGTGGGCCTAGCTCTGTCTGGCTTCACCTTTTGGCTCACCTGCAAAATCTGGCCCCCGCCTATCATGGAGAGCAAATGGATTGAACCGAAAGATTATGTCAGGCCCGAGGAGTTGGAAGATGATGGACACGTAATTGAGGCAATCGGATTGCCGCAAGAGAGTCCAGTGGAAGATAATAAAAAGGGACTCAGTGAAAAATCAGTGAAGGTTTAA
- a CDS encoding Beta-galactosidase/beta-glucuronidase, producing MDLISSLGAFPASLPDWTNLNVLHRNTLPPRAHFYSYAGEEAALSFNREESELFSLNGNWKFHYDQSPFEAPLWETANVTSWDDIEVPGMWQRQGYGIPHYTNIDYPFPVTPPNVSYINPTGSYWREFEVPEDWDDGQQIRLRFEGVDSAFHVWVNGEEVGYSQGSRNSHEFDITDYLTLGEANSLAARVYQWSDGSYIEDQDQWWMSGIFRDVYLLPFPRSSIVDYFVNTEIDDSYESGTVKFNATIQGEAGNMTVKLLSPDGDALDETSISSSEIYEHKLDGDEFHLWSAETPTLYTLLVTFNGRTISQRVGLRRVEISGSNFLVNGKAITIYGVNRHEHHHISGRTVPYENMRADLITMKRSNINTIRTAHQPPHPDFFDVADEIGFYVISEADLECHGFDTIEETKEAMAEWTSQNPDWEDAYVDRAHAVVERFKNHASVIIWSLGNECFYGKNLDAMAKWIKQRDPSRITHYEPDREAKSVDVYSQMYSSPESIVKFLSNHTDKPFILCEYAHAMGNGPGGLKEYIELFRSEPLIQGGLVWEWSNHGLLKKEGDLEYYAYGGDFGDEPNDADFIMDGLVLSDHTPMPSLNEYAKAIQPITVKLSEDGHQMVIANHFDFLDVTELDASWHLVQDGKDPTTPRALNLPSIPGGEHLALDLPTSNSSLSEDVWVTIEFVLKDDKVWAEKGHVVAWDQLHLVAPAAANQTRRSASPIKTRQSESLDVKQERTHLKVENGGASFDFDLLQGNVTWKINDVDVFQRGPELYFYRALTQNDAAKYGDGPIWEEERVGSMHTQVRDVRWQEAEGALTVNYKVRVAPKALEWGAEADLTYTVSSAGLTVHASGDFVGNVTRVLPRIGLMAVLPVDFDEVAWFGRGPGENYKDTKEGCRIGRYESTVEDLFTHYDYPQENGNREDLRWLQVTNNEGGVTLNIQRAEPEPFSFTALRYMPFDLDDAKHPHDLKPLNMTVLHLDYDNNGIGSATVGPRPFEQYRCYTEPFDFTFELSI from the exons ATGGACCTCATTTCGAGTCTGGGAGCTTTTCCGGCGTCTTTGCCCGATTGGACGAACCTGAACGTCTTGCATCGGAACACTTTGCCCCCTCGCGCCCACTTTTACTCGTACGCAGGCGAAGAGGCCGCCCTCTCGTTCAACCGTGAAGAGAGCGAGCTCTTTAGTCTCAATGGCAATTGGAAGTTTCATTATGACCAAAGCCCGTTCGAAGCACCCCTTTGGGAGACGGCAAACGTGACCTCGTGGGACGATATCGAGGTCCCCGGAATGTGGCAACGTCAGGGCTATGGTATCCCACACTACACCAATATCGACTACCCTTTTCCTGTCACCCCGCCCAATGTCTCATACATCAACCCCACTGGGTCATACTGGCGGGAGTTTGAAGTGCCAGAGGACTGGGATGACGGCCAACAGATCCGACTGCGCTTTGAAGGCGTTGATAGCGCCTTCCACGTCTGGGTCAATGGCGAAGAAGTCGGCTACAGCCAAGGAAGCCGAAATTCTCACGAGTTCGACATCACTGACTACCTCACCCTTGGTGAGGCCAACTCTTTGGCTGCCCGAGTCTATCAGTGGTCCGATGGTTCCTATATAGAGGACCAAGACCAGTGGTGGATGTCAGGCATCTTCAGAGACGTGTatcttcttcctttccctcgCTCATCAATCGTGGACTATTTCGTCAACACCGAGATCGACGACTCGTATGAGAGCGGTACCGTCAAGTTCAACGCGACGATCCAAGGTGAAGCAGGGAACATGACTGTAAAGCTTCTTTCTCCTGACGGCGATGCGCTTGACGAAACATCTATTTCGTCTTCCGAGATCTACGAACACAAGCTGGATGGAGACGAGTTCCATCTGTGGTCCGCCGAAACACCAACACTTTATACTCTTCTGGTCACGTTCAACGGCCGAACCATCAGTCAGCGAGTTGGGCTTCGTCGCGTTGAGATAAGCGGTTCCAATTtcctcgtcaacggcaaggcCATTACTATCTACGGCGTCAACAGACATGAGCACCACCATATATCGGGCAGGACCGTTCCTTACGAGAATATGAGAGCCGATCTCATCACGATGAAGCGCTCCAACATCAACACCATTCGCACCGCACACCAGCCCCCCCACCCGGACTTTTTCGACGTTGCAGATGAGATCGGCTTCTACGTTATCTCCGAGGCAGACCTTGAGTGTCATGGCTTCGACACAATAGAAGAGACGAAGGAGGCAATGGCGGAGTGGACGTCGCAGAATCCCGATTGGGAGGATGCATACGTCGACCGAGCTCATGCAGTTGTCGAAAGGTTCAAGAATCACGCTTCCGTCATCATCTGGTCGCTTGGTAACGAGTGCTTCTACGGGAAGAATCTGGACGCGATGGCAAAGTGGATCAAGCAACGCGATCCGAGTCGTATTACTCACTACGAGCCCGACCGCGAAGCCAAGTCTGTCGATGTCTACAGCCAGATGTACTCATCTCCAGAAAGTATTGTAAAGTTCCTCAGCAACCACACGGACAAGCCTTTCATTCTATGCGAATATGCACA TGCGATGGGCAACGGTCCTGGTGGTCTGAAAGAGTACATTGAGCTCTTCCGATCCGAGCCCCTGATACAGGGTGGATTGGTGTGGGAATGGAGCAACCATGGACTGCTGAAGAAAGAAGGTGATCTCGAGTACTACGCTTACGGCGGAGACTTTGGTGACGAGCCCAACGATGCCGACTTCATCATGGACGGCCTCGTTCTGTCCGACCATACCCCCATGCCCTCGCTTAACGAGTACGCCAAGGCAATCCAGCCCATTACAGTGAAGCTTTCCGAAGACGGGCACCAGATGGTCATTGCCAACCACTTCGACTTCCTCGATGTTACAGAACTCGATGCTTCGTGGCACCTTGTCCAGGACGGAAAAGATCCCACCACTCCTCGTGCCTTGAACCTGCCGAGTATTCCGGGGGGCGAGCATCTTGCATTAGACCTTCCCACAAGCAACTCGAGTTTGTCCGAAGATGTGTGGGTCACCATCGAGTTTGTATTGAAGGACGATAAAGTTTGGGCCGAAAAAGGGCACGTTGTGGCTTGGGATCAGCTTCATCTGGTCGCTCCGGCAGCGGCCAACCAAACAAGACGATCCGCTTCTCCTATCAAAACTCGGCAATCGGAAAGCCTCGACGTCAAGCAGGAGAGAACACATCTCAAGGTTGAGAATGGCGGCGCCTCTTTCGACTTTGACCTCCTCCAAGGCAATGTTACCTGGAAAATCAACGATGTCGATGTCTTCCAGCGCGGACCAGAGCTCTATTTCTACCGTGCTCTGACCCAGAATGACGCGGCGAAATATGGCGATGGACCTATCTGGGAGGAGGAAAGAGTTGGCAGCATGCATACGCAGGTTCGCGATGTTCGCTGGCAAGAAGCGGAAGGCGCCCTCACTGTCAACTACAAGGTCCGAGTTGCGCCCAAGGCTCTTGAATGGGGCGCCGAAGCAGACTTGACGTACACTGTCTCTTCCGCTGGTCTTACCGTTCACGCCAGTGGCGACTTCGTTGGCAACGTTACCAGAGTTCTTCCTCGCATCGGCCTCATGGCTGTATTGCCGGTCGACTTCGACGAAGTTGCGTGGTTCGGGCGGGGACCTGGTGAGAACTACAAGGACACAAAGGAAGGGTGCCGTATAGGGCGCTACGAATCAACAGTGGAGGACCTCTTCACCCATTATGACTACCCTCAGGAGAACGGAAACCGGGAGGACCTGCGGTGGCTGCAAGTTACCAACAATGAGGGCGGCGTCACACTCAACATTCAAAGGGCCGAGCCTGAGCCTTTCAGCTTCACGGCGTTGCGCTACATGCCCTTCGATTTGGACGACGCGAAGCATCCTCACGATCTGAAGCCTCTGAACATGACGGTTCTGCATCTTGATTATGATAACAACGGGATTGGCTCTGCTACTGTGGGACCGAGGCCGTTCGAGCAGTACAGATGCTACACAGAGCCGTTTGACTTTACGTTTGAGTTAAGCATTTAG
- a CDS encoding Ribosomal protein L27: MPCQPEGAVCVVSLQSSEGTPNNRRWAIDEPTTYGQLVHEAHLMRLFQLQQPLRAAAAGLLRTTAPIQSSTSTAAQLFRADAANALVAGRRYASVKSQGAYKLAPKRTIPKKLGAKRTGDQFVIPGNIIYKQRGSLWWPGENCIMGRDHTIHAMATGYVKYYRDPARHPDRKYIGVVFNKDDVLPYPTHAERKRKLNMSAHPIFKPVETPAVSPSGIPTQIIRPSSRTTNGAPMEPERVLKLRDDYSYREDNWRIGRLVKLRVGGMSRKAKLRHRRYAKERNIAGQRAAEAKYAELEVDEWTIAASKRLQEQRNAAAVAKTKKKKEKAQQQAKKAAKNKSKR, translated from the exons ATGCCTTGCCAACCTGAAGGTGCAGTGTGTGTCGTTTCGTTGCAAAGCTCTGAAGGGACGCCAAACAATCGCCGCTGGGCCATTGACGAACCGACGACGTATGGGCAGCTCGTCCACGAAGCACACCTCATGCGTCTTTTTCAACTGCAGCAGCCCCTGAgggccgctgccgccggtcTCCTGCGCACGACCGCCCCGATCcagtcctcgacgtcgaccgccGCACAGCTGTTCCGGGCCGACGCTGCGAATGCCCTTGTGGCCGGACGGCGATACGCCTCCGTCAAGTCGCAGGGTGCCTACAAGCTCGCGCCCAAGAGGACGATACCGAAGAAGCTGGGTGCCAAGCGCACGGGCG ACCAGTTCGTCATCCCCGGAAACATCATTTACAAGCAGCGCGGCAGCCTTTGGTGGCCCGGCGAGAACTGCATCATGGGCCGCGACCACACGATCCACGCCATGGCCACCGGCTACGTCAAATACTACCGCGATCCCGCGCGCCACCCTGACCGCAAATacatcggcgtcgtcttcaacAAGGACGACGTGCTGCCGTACCCGACGCACGCCGAGCGCAAGCGCAAACTCAACATGTCGGCGCACCCGATCTTCAAGCCGGTCGAGACGCCCGCCGTCTCGCCCTCGGGCATCCCGACGCAGATCATCCGGCCGTCATCCCGGACGACCAATGGCGCGCCGATGGAGCCGGAGCGCGTGCTGAAGCTGCGCGACGACTACTCGTACCGTGAGGACAACTGGCGGATCGGCAGACTCGTGAAGCTCCGGGTCGGGGGCATGAGCCGCAAGGCCAAGCTCAGGCACCGGCGGTACGCCAAGGAGCGCAACATTGCTGGgcagcgggcggcggaggccaAGTACGCCGAGTTGGAGGTGGACGAGTGGACAATCGCGGCGTCCAAGAGGCTGCAGGAGCAGAGGaacgctgccgccgtggccaagaccaagaagaagaaggagaaggcgcagcagcaggccaagaaggccgccaagaACAAGAGCAAGCGGTAG
- a CDS encoding Long chronological lifespan protein: MRFLASLPLVLLTLISSAQAQFGFFEQMFGGQQQQQQPQNVPSDPSQYQQRYDGSYCEHYLCPDTLACVHFPHHCPCPWPANQDKFELAEGSRICVSRGGFAAGEAARKVELARKGML, translated from the exons ATGCGCTTTctcgcctccctcccacTGGTCCTCCTGACCTTGATCAGCTCGGCCCAGGCCCAGttcggcttcttcgagcAAATGTTCGgtggccagcagcagcaacagcagcccCAGAACGTCCCCAGCGACCCCTCGCAATACCAGCAAAGATATGACGGCT CCTACTGCGAACACTACCTCTGCCCCGACACCCTCGCCTGCGTCCACTTCCCACACCACTGCCCTTGCCCCTGGCCCGCGAACCAAGACAAGTTCGAGCTCGCTGAAGGTAGCCGGATCTGCGTTTCGCGAGGCGGattcgccgccggcgaggccgcgaGGAAGGTTGAGCTGGCCCGCAAGGGCATGCTGTAA
- a CDS encoding Glc8 protein, with translation MAAIVERSPPTHSPPGPHPKRPRGILKNSYQKSPPSSPPDEAPLTEKELTLVNTQYNAGHRRSSSAARPSGSRRQSSRTPSHQGDDEQDLESSQRLKWDEANLYLTEQERTSTMKIDEPKTPYAKHYDPTEDPSDDEEMEGSNIEKKPRTARAGPGVEDDIPIMSLGEPEEAVPESESSKEKALKAVHVDDSASAHGDDDELAGLSPEEREKHRRFEELRKKHYEMKDVAHLLGHPEELLEEDDDENSTRPPPVPALPRPSEATNGQA, from the exons atggccgccatcgtcgaacGCAGTCCCCCGACCCATTCCCCTCCTGGTCCCCATCCCAAGAGACCCAGAG GTATCCTCAAGAACTCATATCAAAAgtctcctccgtcttccccgCCTGACGAAGCCCCCCTCACCGAGAAGGAGCTCACTCTCGTCAACACGCAATACAACGCCGGCCACCGACGCTCGTCATCCGCAGCCCGCCCCTCTGGCTCCCGCCGCCAGTCAAGTCGCACTCCTTCCCAccagggcgacgacgagcaagACCTCGAGTCGTCCCAGCGCCTCAAGTGGGACGAGGCCAACCTGTACCTGACGGAACAGGAGCGCACCTCGACCATGAAGATTGATGAGCCCAAGACTCCCTATGCCAAGCACTACGACCCCACCGAAGAcccctcggacgacgaggagatggaaGGCTCCAACATTGAGAAGAAGCCTCGCACAGCTCGCGCTGGTCCTGGCGTGGAAGATGATATCCCTATCATGTCGCTTGGCGAGCCGGAGGAAGCGGTCCCGGAGAGCGAGTCGTCCAAGGAAAAGGCCCTCAAGGCCGTCCACGTCGACGACAGCGCCAGCGCAcacggcgacgatgacgagctggccggcctTTCTCCCGAAGAGCGGGAGAAGCACCGTCGTTTCGAGGAGTTGCGCAAGAAGCACTACGAAATGAAGGATGTGGCCCACTTGTTGGGCCACCCCGAAGAActgctcgaggaggacgacgacgagaacagTACCCGCCCGCCTCCGGTCCCTGCTCTCCCCCGTCCGAGCGAAGCCACCAACGGTCAGGCTTAA